GTCTTGTGTTTATAGCTTGTGGGTTTGTCTCGGTTCCTACAGAACTGTGCTGTTTCATGTGAAATTCTCAGGTTATACGCTTGCTCAGGTTGGTCTTGGCGTCTTCTTCTAACTTGACATGGTATTCTTTTGCTACGCATGCGTTTAGACTACAATTTTCTTGTTCGACGTGGAAAGTGAACCTCTGTTTGCCATTAAGTATATAGTTACCCGCGAGTTTGCGCATACCGGGATAATGCGATGTCGATGTGGATCCCCGTCTCCATCACGCTTCAATTTGGATAATCTtcacttcaaaaaaaaaaaaaaaaaccttggaTAACGCATCCGACTAGGAACCATCCGAAGTGGAGAACGCATCGGTCTCCTGTTGCTGCCACCGGTCTTCGCCATTATATAATCATCACGAGCAGATCCTCAGTCTCCCCCAAATCCCAATAGAGAAAGGAAACAGAATCGACGGGCTAACGACCAGTAGTAGCGTTCGTTCTCCCCTCTTTCTGTTTTTCCTCTCACCGACAGATCCACAGATAGGAAAATACAAGAAGGAAGGCAAGGAGCACCAACCGTGCTGCACATTTGTTTTCTTCTTCCACGCAGAGGTGGAACGCCAGGACGCACGCACGCACTCCGCTCTGGACTAAGCATGCCCTGCTTAACTAAGAGTTTTTATTATGCAAACGACTGTTTTTTTATAGCACAGTACTAGTAGTAGTAGTTACGTGTTTGATTACTTTTTTTGAATTTGATTGATTGCCTGTTATTTTATGTCGACGGCAAGTTGGCCTTTGAACACAAACAAgagccacacacacacacgcacacacaccatTACTGTCAGCAGATAATGACATGTCTCAGATAAGTGATTAGATAACAAACCCACACACATGACCCATACTCCTCTCTCTCCTTTTCTCTCTCGCGCTCAGCATCCAAGCAGTGGCCGCATTCTCTTCCAAAAGAAAGGAgactggtggacgggaggggagCGAGGCCGCGAGCTCCGGCCTGAAGCCACCGGCCTCCTTCCCCGAGCTCAAGCCTACAGCGAGCTCAGAGCTGTAAGAATCTCTCCGTCCGCGCTCAGCTATCTTACCAACTCTCTTCCTGTCTCCGTTCCTTGTCAGTTAGATCTCAGGTTACAGAGCGTACTGCTATCCTGCCTGCCTAGCTTGCCGAGGAAAGCGCGTGCTGCGCTCGCTCAAAATCGCGCGGCATTTGGGTTTACTGGTGTAGATTCCGGCCCTGGTCTCTCACAATCTGCTGTGCTTTTTTCTCGTTCTGCTCTGTTCCGAGTGGGTTAATCGCGGCTAGGGTCGATTCAGCACAAGTTCTGGAGGGTTACGGGAGCAGAGATTTACTTGCCCGCTCGATCTGATGGCTGGCCGGGGGCTTGGGCGTGAAGGTACTGTAGTAGATTTGGGCGCAGCGGCATTACGGAGTTGGGAGTGTTTCCTGCCAACTCTTTATCCCCcttttcctcttttttttttttttctcttctaCAGGGTTAGGATTATATAAAGAGGCGAAAATATACCGAAAATAGAGGAAGAACAACCTTGAGAGGGGATGGTAGGGTATGTTTGGCTGTGTCCAAAGTGCACCCTGCCTATTTTTTGGTCATGGCTAAATATTGGTCTTTGTTTGCAGCTTTTTTTTGGCATGCCAGTGCTCCTTGACCAACCCCAGTTCATTTTTAGAGCAGAATATTGGCCACATCATGGTCAAGCAAATTCTCAAACGAATCTCTGGCTAGCCATATCTTTGGTAGGGCAAAAACCAAACACGCCCATAATGTGCCGACTGTGGGAGAGCACCCAATTAGGTTGCAGTGCTTATATTCTGAAGCAGCTTCATACTTAACTCTCAAAAAAAGAAGAAGGAAGCAGATTCATGTTGACATGAGTTCGGTTCAAAACGTAAATCGGTTCAGAAAATCTTGACGTGAGTTAACCGTCAATTAAGTTGCACATTTGTCTGGCTAACATGGAGCCATGTTAGCCACGTCAGTGCGACACCTGTGCAACTCATCATATGCCGCCAGGTTTTGGCCGTGCGTGCACAAACTTGCCAATTTTGTGACTTGTCAATTTTGGCCATGCGTGCACAAACTTGCCAATTTAGTGACTGTCCACCACATTTTTCAAGTAGAACGACTAACGTGAACATCTTTGCCAAGTTCATAGACCATCCACATGTTTTACTCTTGTTATATTCTGTTGTGTATTTTGGCAAATTCCTTAGAGAATCCAAGGCTTGGAAACCGTATCCAGATTATATCGTGTAATATGAGAGCAAATTAGCGCAACATGTGGAGGTAACACGTTCACCGCCTGACCAAATCTTTGTTTGGCTACTCATCATCTGAAAATATATGGAAGTATGAGTTTTTGTGCAATGCTATAAGCCTGGGAAGATAGCTTCAGTCTTCATTTCATTGTCTTGTATGTTTTCTTAGATTTCTGTGCAGTAGTAAGTAAACTAGGAGAATCTTTCTTCCCGCTTCAAAGTGTCTACTTTCTGCTGCTCAGAAAAATTTATTCATTAACAACTGCTTAACTTTTTGCAGTACTTATGTCTGCCAATGGAGTCATCTACAACTGATGCCAGTGATAAGCATTTGGAGAGCTACCTGACATTGGGTTTGACAGTATCACAGTCAAAGAAAAGAGATTGTAAAGTTCCAAAGGTCCTGTCGCTTCTTGCAACGTATCTTTGCAGAGCAGTTcagaagaatgaaaagttactagATTCTAAAAAAATAAAGGAGTCGACCACTATTTTTCATGGCCAAAGGATACCAGATCTTAGTATACAGCTCTACGCGGAACGCATTTTCAAGTATGCCGAGTGCAGTCCATCCTGCTTTGTGTTGGCACTTGTCTACATGGAGAGATATCTACAGCAGCCACATGTATACATGACACCCTTTAGTGTTCATCGATTGCTAATTACAAGTGTGCTGGTTGCTGCCAAATTCACGGATGATGCGTAAGTACTAAAGCAACTGCTTTTCATTAATTATTTATATATCTGCTTGCATGGAAGTTGTTTTTTAAGTACTCCGTAGCTCTTTGTACAGAAGTATGTAGCAAAGTAAGTGTTTCATTGATCTCACGCCCCTACTAGCGGAGGCCGTGGATTGCTACGAAAACCACAGTAAAGTTAGTTGAAAGATTCAAACATGTTAAATTATCTTAAATCATCATGCAAATTACTGAAGGAAAATGCTACACTATTAGTTTTTTGTAGATTGTCTTATTGCAGTGCTGAAAACGTCGAAGTCTCTTTAGGACTCAAGATAAAGATAAAGAAAATAACAGAGGCAATGTACTTTGGTCCAGATTTGATGGTAGCTTTAGATTAGTTAATAAACCAACTTCACTAGTTTATGTCTAGATTTGCTCTCTGGGTGTACTAACTACTAGTAGCGATTTGCATGGTTAGCTTTTTTTTATAGTAAGCATTTTCTCTCTGTATATCTAAATAATTTTCCCAGTTATTTGCACATTGTGCATTCATAAGAGCTGCTTGTCAGTTCTGCTATTTTGTGTGTGCCTGCAAACAACATGATTTCAGTTGTCCCTGTGTCTTTATTCTGATCTGTGGAACAGTGGTTAGCATGTGACTCCCAAAAAATGAGCTAGGTAGATCTTAGAGAAGAATGACAAACGTGTGTGCAGGTTTCCCAGTAACTTTCTTAATACATGTCTTGCAGGTTTTTCAACAACGCATTCTATGCTAGAGTAGGAGGAATCAGCACAATCGAGATGAATCGGCTCGAGCTGGATTTGTTGTTTAACCTGGACTTCAGGCTGAAAGTGAACCTGGAGACGTTTGGGAGCTACTGCTTGCAGCTGGAGAAACATGCAATGGCTTCACCAGAGAGACTGCCAGTTCAGCTTCTCTGTGTCAACGGATCTAAAGATTTGAGCTATGGCAGTAGCGCTGATGAGTTTTGTCAGAGCAAGCTCGTGCGACAAAGTTACAGCAGTCAGGCTCTCCAAGGATGTAGCTGACCAAATTATTTGCGGCCTACGGTTTTGAAAAGCATGTGACCTGATTACTGATTATTCTTTTAGATCTGACATTTGTTCATTCAGATTACGTTAAGTTGTTCTGGAGTGTTTGATTAGTAGGGCATCAATTCTATTTTACTTCTACATCACAGTAGTTCTTGCAACCCACTTTGTTGGGTCGTCAGGTTGTTCGAAAAGAACAGGTTTGGACATTAGTCAGTCCTATGAGAACCGCTGTTGTGTAATTGGACCTTTTGCCAAGTATCCTATTAGCAGATGAACACTATTCAGTCGTATGAGAACAACCGTGATGTAATTGGATCTGTTGCCAAGTATTCTATCAGCGGATGAATCTGGCTTTTTCCATGATTATGTTCGTTCTTTCTCCGTTGCTTCTCACTCTGCTGAGTCTCGTGACATCTGGCGATTTCACTGGCATACAATTAACAAAGACACACTGGGGAAACGAACTACTTGAACTCTgggtcaaatttgaactaaaaaaAAGAAAGATGGAGTACCCCCTCTTCTAAACAAGCCCAGGAATTTACAAAACAAATTACTTCAGTGAACACAGACTATCAAAGCATGTAAACCAAACATTCAACTGAATATACCATTCAGATGTAGATTCAGGTCAGAATAATTGAGTTATGCTACACAGATATTATCAAAGCATGTAAACCGAACATGCAGCTGATACTATTCAGATGTAGATCCAGGTTAGAATAATTAAGTGATGCTATGCTACTCTGGTTATAAAAGAGCATAAGCAAGCAGCTTATAGGATGAAATGAAAGCATCCAGACAGATGCCAATAGCTAAATCCAACAAAACAAATTACTTCAGTCAACAGAGACATATGAAAGCATGTAAACCGAACATGCAACTGAATACTATTCAGATGTAGATTCAGGTTAGAATAATTGAGTGATGTACTCTGGTTTTCTTATAAAAGTAGCATAAGCAAGCAGCTTCTAGGATGAAATGAAAGCATCCAGACAGATGCCAATAGCTAATCCAACAAACCCATCAGGGTATAATTATACACAGCCCTAAAAGTAGAGCATTTATCATCACCCTAACACAAGTTCTTCTATCAACACAAACTCCCAGCCACTGGCCTTCTCCAAGCAATGTCCCGGTTCCGCAGCAATTTGAACATTCCAAACATTTACCCATCTTCAGTTCCAAAACAAGCGCTTAGAGGACAGACATTCTCCTCTTGGAGTTGAACACCCGCTGCGCATTCCCGAGTCTCCCTGCCATTATTTGGTCACGCACTGCTGGATCGAAGATGCTGCCAGCACCAGACATCAAGGAAGGTCGTGGTTGAGCAGGTGATGAACCAAGAGCTACTCTTTTCTGGATACTGTAGCATAGCTTGCTCGCATTTCCAGAACCTGCAATATTGTTCCTTGACTTCCACATTGGAGGGCTTGAGAACTTACTGCTGCTGCCAAACTCGAATCCTTTGAACTTTCCTCTGACATCAGGAGTTGCATCAACCGCCGGTTCTGCTGCTGCTTGTTGAATTGAATTATAAGTAGCCCGTGCTCTTGTTGGCATTTGGATATGGGACAGTCGAGACATTGGCCTCTTGTCAGGAAATACAGAGATCCTCTCTCTCTCGCTTGGTAGGATCGCAATCGAGGATCGCCTCTTAGGCTGGAGAGGGATCTGTCGCATCGTAGGAACTAAAGATACACGCCGTGCTTTACCAGCAGCCTTGCCTACAACTGCTTTGTTCATCACAGGGATGTTCTCTTTGTTCTGAACTGAAGTTCCGTTACCAGCAAGCCTCAGTCTGGAAGGGCCTGGCAGTGGCTGTATGTTGTTGCTTGCTTGTCTCTGCCTCATAGGAGCAAGTGGTGGTCTCTGCTGCCTTACGGGAGCAAATGATGGCCTCGTGGATGTGGATCTACCCGTATCCCTCGCAGCCTTCTTCTCATTAGCTAATTCATTCTCCAGCTCTCTAACCTGTAACACAAAAATGTTCATAAAAACAGTAGAAGAGAAAAATGCACACATGCATATATATAGTAGAAGAGAAAAATGCACACAGTAGAAAAGAGTCATGCATATACTTATGTTATGGGACGTAGGAAGTACGCTTGATGAGTTCTCTTACTTACCCGCTGCTGATGAGTTCTGCATGCTTGCTCAGTCTCCCTTATCTGTTGCACAGCATTGATTATGTCAGAACTTAGTTCCATGTATGAACTATTTTTTAGCCCATCAGGCAGAAATGATAGTTGACACAACATACCTTATCCTGAAGTGTTCTGAAGACATTTTCGCGAGAAGCATATTTGAGCTGCATCAGTTGCAAGCTTTCGTTCAACTTAGCATTTTCCTTTTCCTCATGACAGAGTTTTTCAGTCTGGAATTAAATTACCAGTTAATATAATGGCAAAGGCATTTTATAATTATCAGGCAAGGTAAAAATGAACGTACCATCTGCTTGAGCTTGAAATTTTCAGCTGGATCCACTTGTTTACGAGCAGGTCCATGTTCAATAGCTCGAACCCTACTAGCAAAATTAAGCGAGCAGAGAGTTTCTCCCGAATCTGTAGAGCTTGGACTAATCTGCACAAACATAAGTGTCTTGCAATCTCCACCTGCAACAGTTCATTCATGGTGTGAACATAGCATTCTTATCTCTTCGTCTTAGTGTTTTGACATTCCAATGCTGAGGATTTATAATCAATCATTTAGATATAGTGCACTTCTTGCATAATCTTTTAGAATGTCACTTACCTAATGAGCTTTGGAGCAGATGAGTTAGCTTGGaattcctatatttgatagcaaaAAATAAATTGAATTAGGCTATGCTTCTTCAAGTAGCCGAGCAAGATAGTTACTGAAAGCATGGGAATACTGAATAAGGCTGACCTATATGGGATGTGGGTATTTTTTGAGGCAAGGGCAGAAATAACATCACCCAGTGCAGAGAGTGATTTGTTGATGAACTTTGCCTCCTTCAGCCTCTCTCCTTCTACTTCAGTTTTAGCCAAGCGCTCACTTCCAGCAAGGTCAACCAACCACATGTGGCTTCTGCTCTTTTCCCCAGTCACCAAATGCTCACTCGTAACAGTGACTCTAACCAAGCTGCAAGTAGAACAGAAGTTCATATGTGAAATGCTGAAATAATACCATTAATATGTCAAATATACTAACTTAACTCTAGTTGCTAATGGTCAAACATGGATATTGAGATGTGGCAGCTGATTCCGATATATGGGCTGAATTCATTAAAACAAGTGAGATAGAAGTGCCGAAATTACCTATGGGAGCGGCTGCTCAGTTCATTTACACTGGTTGATCCAACAGATCTATTTCTAGCTCCAGCTTTCAGTTTCTCCCACACACCATCTATTGTATAAATTGGAGCTTCAACCAAACCAGGCACCTCTTGTGCCCCATCAGCACTTTGCTTTATGTCCAACCTTCAGACACAACAAGATATTATGCCCCATTCTTTACTATAATGCCAGAATAAACAAGAAGGAATGGAGATATACCTttttgatgtttgttcagagttgTCATCAAGAAGGTCCCTGATTTTTTCATTATAGACTTCCAGTATACTCACGCAAAATGTGTATGCAACAGATGAGCTTCTCTCCTCAGAGATCCTGAACAGTTCTTCGAGAGCCCTGTAATTAACACCCCTATTCTCTGGAATACCTTCCATAGTGAAGGTTTTCCCAGTTCCGGTTTGCCCGTATGCAAAGATGCAAACATTGAAACCATCCATCACTGACCTCACGACTGGCAAGCTCTCAGCAAATACAGTCTCTGAAGGAAGCAATCAGAATACAACGCATTATGATCAACATTTTTTTTGACCAGGAAATAAATTCAAATCTAAAATGTATTCAGGAAAGGAATGCATATGTGATTAGTTCAATCAAATTATTAGTTTATAAGTACAAATTGTTGCCTCGAGCTTGCTTTTAGCCTCCATTTCATATCACAAAACCATGAATTCGAAACAGACGTTCAGGTATATCAAAGAGAGCAGGAACAGTAGTTAAATACCTTGATCATCAGCCGGTCCAAAAACATGATCAAACTTAAAGCTCTTCCTCTCTTTCTCTGTGGGAGCATACTGAAGGTCAGTCTCCTGGGACGGATCGACCTCAACCACTGACGAGCACCCACGGGATATCTCATCGGCACTTAGAGGCCGGCACCGGCAGAACACCCTGATGTTTCCCCTCAGCTCAATGAGCTCATTGTACAAACGACGCCTCACTGCGCACTCCGCCGTGTACTTCTTCTTCAAGCCATCAAACCTGGGTGCACACTCCTCGTCACACTTGGCCACCTGCTGCTTGTACTTCTCCATCAGGTTGTTGTACCTGTCCCCTACAAGTACAGCAAACAAGACCAAATGTCAACGAAGCAAGTAGGGTTTGGATCCGTCCTACTGTGGAAGCTTGTATGTGTACCTAGGAACCGGAGGGCGGCAGGGCGGTCTGGCGTTGCAATCCCCTTCAGCCGCGGCGACGGGATAAGGCAGTCGTCTGCTTGATCCCCGAACTCCTGCAAGAACAGGAAATCTAGAAACCATTAGCAAAGAACACAGATAGGTAGCAGAGTATGGAGATAAGGAGAAACAATGTCTTAGAGATAAATTAGAACTAAGAAATTCACGAGATCTGAGCGCTAGAAGCCCAAATTTCGCACCTCCAAGAAGCTGCGGAGAGCCTCGCCTTCTCCTCCTGCAACCGCCGCATCTTGTTCCTCCACGATCTCCTCAGCCGCCGCGtgttcctccaccacctcctcgcTGGCCGGCACCGCGTCCTCGCCCGACACTGCGGGCAAATTCCCCACCGTGAAACGGATGCCGACAAAACCCTACCGCTCAATTGCTGGCTAGAGGACCGAGAACCGTACCTTTGGGCTGCTGGGGCATCGGCGCCAGCGACGCGGGGGACGACGGCGCGGGGGTCGAATCGGCGGGCAGCGCGTGGCGACTCGGGCTCCGGTGGTCCTCGGGCTCCACGGCGGCGCGCTCCTCCTCGCctgcccaaaaaaaaaaaaaaaactcgccGTGAGACAACTACCAAATCCAAACCCTCGCGACGGAACTCCAGAACGGCGCGGTGCGTACCTCGTGGCGGATCCCGTGGCGGagacgccggcggcggcgcggactGCGGTGAGGCGGAGGAGGTGGCCGGATCCGCTCCCATCGCCGAGATCTGGGGCCCGGCGGCACGGGGGTGGAGGGTTTCGGGGGAGCGGCGGGCCTTGGAGAGGGCGAAGACTTGGTTCGAGTCGGGGAATTGAGGGTTGCCGGAGCGGCGGCGAGCGGAGGGCGGAGGAAGGAGAGAGAGAAGGAAGAGAATGTGAGATGCGAGGAGAGGAGAGGCGGATTCGATTTTTGAACTGGGTTGGGGGCGTTTTGGTTGCTGGGAGGAGACGACCGTTGGCGATTTATTGCGGTTTTCTTTCCACTTTTCGCCTCACGTTTGGGTCAGCCTTGCGATGCGGCGATCGACGGCTAGGATTCTTCCTCTTGATCCGGGCTCACACCCCTTCACAGTGTTTCGAATttatatttcctttttttataaGAATTAACCTTGTTTCTCTAAGATTTTTGTGTGCAAATTCCACCGATAGAGAGTTTCACAAATAACAAAAATTATAAATAAGACACTCGAACACCTGGCGATGACTACAAACATCAGCGCGAGTTGGAGGCGCGTCGCCGCCCTCGCCCTTCCATCTCCGGAGTTGGACAAACCTTGTTGTAGAACAACACCAACTTGTTGTAGTATACATACGCGAAGTTGCCGTGCTAAGGCCTAAAGGACCAGCGCACCAGAGCAGAAATCATCACTAATGATGACAA
This Lolium perenne isolate Kyuss_39 chromosome 1, Kyuss_2.0, whole genome shotgun sequence DNA region includes the following protein-coding sequences:
- the LOC127315061 gene encoding cyclin-P3-1, with amino-acid sequence MTHTPLSPFLSRAQHPSSGRILFQKKGDWWTGGERGRELRPEATGLLPRAQAYSELRAYLCLPMESSTTDASDKHLESYLTLGLTVSQSKKRDCKVPKVLSLLATYLCRAVQKNEKLLDSKKIKESTTIFHGQRIPDLSIQLYAERIFKYAECSPSCFVLALVYMERYLQQPHVYMTPFSVHRLLITSVLVAAKFTDDAFFNNAFYARVGGISTIEMNRLELDLLFNLDFRLKVNLETFGSYCLQLEKHAMASPERLPVQLLCVNGSKDLSYGSSADEFCQSKLVRQSYSSQALQGCS
- the LOC127315072 gene encoding kinesin-like protein KIN-14J gives rise to the protein MGADPATSSASPQSAPPPASPPRDPPRGEEERAAVEPEDHRSPSRHALPADSTPAPSSPASLAPMPQQPKVSGEDAVPASEEVVEEHAAAEEIVEEQDAAVAGGEGEALRSFLEEFGDQADDCLIPSPRLKGIATPDRPAALRFLGDRYNNLMEKYKQQVAKCDEECAPRFDGLKKKYTAECAVRRRLYNELIELRGNIRVFCRCRPLSADEISRGCSSVVEVDPSQETDLQYAPTEKERKSFKFDHVFGPADDQETVFAESLPVVRSVMDGFNVCIFAYGQTGTGKTFTMEGIPENRGVNYRALEELFRISEERSSSVAYTFCVSILEVYNEKIRDLLDDNSEQTSKRLDIKQSADGAQEVPGLVEAPIYTIDGVWEKLKAGARNRSVGSTSVNELSSRSHSLVRVTVTSEHLVTGEKSRSHMWLVDLAGSERLAKTEVEGERLKEAKFINKSLSALGDVISALASKNTHIPYRNSKLTHLLQSSLGGDCKTLMFVQISPSSTDSGETLCSLNFASRVRAIEHGPARKQVDPAENFKLKQMTEKLCHEEKENAKLNESLQLMQLKYASRENVFRTLQDKIRETEQACRTHQQRVRELENELANEKKAARDTGRSTSTRPSFAPVRQQRPPLAPMRQRQASNNIQPLPGPSRLRLAGNGTSVQNKENIPVMNKAVVGKAAGKARRVSLVPTMRQIPLQPKRRSSIAILPSERERISVFPDKRPMSRLSHIQMPTRARATYNSIQQAAAEPAVDATPDVRGKFKGFEFGSSSKFSSPPMWKSRNNIAGSGNASKLCYSIQKRVALGSSPAQPRPSLMSGAGSIFDPAVRDQIMAGRLGNAQRVFNSKRRMSVL